One segment of Nostoc piscinale CENA21 DNA contains the following:
- a CDS encoding ABC transporter ATP-binding protein, producing the protein MTSVIDTPESQPQPIGVPPVVATYDLRKVYRTGFWLNQKIVSLKGCSLTVYQGETFGLLGPNGAGKTTLLKLLLGIIRPTAGRGLLLGKLLGDRQVKQSIGYLPENPYLYDYLTGWEFLELAAGIFQIPRSVQRRRIPELLELVGLPVADARKKQMRRYSKGMLQRVGMAQALINDPEVIFLDEPMSGLDPLGRYQMREIILGLKAAGKTIFFNSHILSEVEQICDRIAILAKGELVCAGSLDELLGNNHAYQIKGKGGDKEVLHKWLSNLTFSHDGSWQGTLSEDYYDFLDSLRLMEGKIVSLDLARHSLEDFFIQKIQQPNTSV; encoded by the coding sequence ATGACATCTGTTATAGATACTCCAGAATCTCAACCGCAACCTATCGGTGTACCACCAGTTGTTGCAACTTATGATTTGCGAAAAGTTTATCGCACTGGCTTTTGGTTAAATCAAAAGATAGTGTCTCTCAAAGGTTGTTCTTTGACGGTATATCAGGGGGAAACTTTTGGCTTATTGGGGCCAAATGGTGCGGGAAAAACGACTTTATTAAAATTGTTGTTGGGGATTATTCGACCAACGGCAGGGCGGGGATTATTATTAGGTAAACTATTGGGCGATCGCCAAGTCAAGCAAAGTATCGGCTATCTGCCAGAAAATCCTTATTTGTATGATTATCTCACTGGCTGGGAGTTTTTAGAGTTAGCGGCGGGAATCTTCCAAATTCCACGGAGTGTCCAGCGTCGGCGCATTCCAGAACTTTTAGAACTAGTCGGTTTACCTGTAGCGGATGCCCGTAAAAAACAAATGCGGCGTTATTCTAAGGGAATGTTACAGCGTGTGGGTATGGCGCAGGCGTTAATTAATGACCCAGAAGTGATATTTCTGGATGAACCGATGTCTGGTCTTGATCCGCTTGGACGCTACCAAATGCGGGAAATTATTTTAGGGTTAAAAGCCGCCGGTAAGACTATCTTTTTTAATAGTCACATTTTGAGTGAAGTTGAGCAAATTTGCGATCGCATTGCCATTCTCGCCAAAGGTGAATTAGTTTGTGCTGGTTCTTTAGATGAATTGTTAGGCAATAATCATGCTTACCAAATCAAAGGTAAAGGTGGTGACAAAGAAGTTTTACATAAATGGCTGTCTAATTTAACCTTTAGCCATGATGGTTCTTGGCAAGGTACTTTATCAGAAGACTACTATGATTTTCTCGATAGTCTTCGTTTAATGGAAGGTAAAATCGTTTCTTTGGATTTAGCGCGACATTCCTTAGAAGACTTTTTTATTCAAAAGATTCAACAACCAAATACATCTGTTTAG
- the folP gene encoding dihydropteroate synthase, which produces MPSNLIIRGRCFDWGQRTYLMGVLNVTPDSFSDGGDFNSTTAALAQAQAMVEAGADIVDVGGQSTRPGAEQISFAEELDRVIPIIKAIRAEMTVPISVDTTRVSVAKAAIEAGADIINDISGGTFDDEMLPTVASLGVPIVLMHIRGTPETMQQMTEYEDLLGEIASFLTGQILAATKAGIDQEKIIIDPGIGFAKNYEQNLEILRDLRSLTQLKCPILVGVSRKSFIGRILNQPNPKARAWGTAAACCAAIANGADILRIHDVKEMREVSLVADTLFR; this is translated from the coding sequence ATGCCCAGTAATTTAATTATTCGTGGGCGTTGTTTCGATTGGGGACAACGCACTTATTTAATGGGTGTGCTGAATGTAACACCTGATAGTTTTAGCGATGGTGGAGATTTTAATAGTACAACTGCGGCTTTAGCTCAAGCCCAAGCAATGGTAGAGGCTGGTGCTGACATCGTTGATGTTGGTGGACAGTCAACGCGGCCGGGGGCAGAGCAAATTAGTTTTGCAGAAGAATTAGATCGAGTTATCCCCATAATTAAGGCAATACGCGCTGAAATGACAGTGCCGATTTCTGTAGATACAACTAGAGTATCTGTAGCAAAAGCAGCAATAGAAGCTGGGGCAGATATTATAAATGATATTTCTGGCGGGACATTTGATGATGAGATGTTGCCAACAGTTGCGAGTTTAGGTGTGCCGATAGTTTTGATGCACATTCGGGGAACACCAGAGACGATGCAACAAATGACAGAGTATGAAGATTTACTTGGAGAAATTGCCAGTTTTTTAACAGGACAAATTTTGGCTGCGACCAAGGCAGGCATCGACCAAGAAAAAATTATTATTGATCCTGGGATTGGTTTTGCTAAGAATTATGAGCAGAATTTAGAGATTTTGCGTGACTTGCGATCGCTCACACAATTAAAGTGTCCTATCTTAGTAGGCGTATCTCGTAAAAGTTTTATTGGTCGCATTCTCAATCAACCAAATCCCAAAGCACGCGCCTGGGGAACAGCAGCGGCTTGTTGTGCTGCTATTGCTAATGGTGCGGATATTTTGCGAATTCACGATGTCAAAGAAATGCGTGAAGTCTCGCTAGTTGCGGATACGTTGTTTAGGTAA
- a CDS encoding SPFH domain-containing protein, whose protein sequence is MEPIIAIVLALVGYALGSAKIINEGNEALVERLGQRHRTLRPGLNFIVPLVDQIVMEDTTREQILDIKPQKVITKDNVYLEVDGVVTWQITSMEDSFYKVEDVQVALSNLVTVELRTHIADRSLAETTSSRNQMNQSLLQIVNETSKKWGVKIIRVDIQSITPPESVQKSMAEQQAAEIKKQAAILEAEGDRQAAIKRAEATKESIRILSEAITAKPETKDILRYLVAQEHLEASQKLSASSNAKIVFLNPSVSEGALDQMLGDTVSTEGNGNGQA, encoded by the coding sequence ATGGAGCCAATTATTGCTATAGTCTTAGCCCTTGTAGGCTATGCGTTAGGGTCAGCCAAAATTATTAATGAAGGTAATGAAGCCTTAGTCGAACGCTTAGGACAAAGACACCGCACACTTAGACCAGGCTTAAACTTTATCGTGCCTTTGGTGGATCAGATTGTCATGGAAGACACCACCAGAGAACAGATTTTAGACATTAAGCCCCAGAAAGTAATTACTAAAGATAACGTTTATTTAGAAGTGGATGGTGTTGTCACTTGGCAAATTACCAGTATGGAAGACAGCTTTTATAAAGTTGAAGATGTCCAAGTCGCTCTTTCTAACTTAGTCACAGTTGAACTCCGTACTCACATTGCCGACAGAAGCCTAGCCGAAACAACTTCTTCTAGAAATCAAATGAATCAATCGCTGTTGCAGATTGTCAATGAGACTAGTAAAAAATGGGGTGTGAAGATTATCCGGGTAGATATTCAAAGCATTACACCCCCCGAAAGTGTCCAGAAATCAATGGCAGAACAACAAGCGGCGGAAATTAAAAAACAAGCTGCTATTTTAGAAGCAGAAGGTGATAGACAAGCAGCTATTAAACGCGCCGAAGCCACGAAAGAATCTATCCGCATTCTTTCAGAAGCTATCACTGCTAAACCAGAAACCAAAGACATTCTCCGGTATTTAGTAGCCCAAGAACATCTAGAAGCTAGTCAAAAGCTCAGTGCTAGTAGCAATGCCAAAATTGTATTTCTCAACCCCAGTGTCTCTGAAGGCGCATTAGACCAAATGCTGGGTGATACGGTAAGTACTGAAGGGAATGGGAATGGTCAGGCTTAA
- the aroC gene encoding chorismate synthase translates to MGNTFGHLFRITTFGESHGGGVGVVIDGCPPQLEITAAEIQFELDRRRPGQSKITTPRKEADTCEILSGVFEGKTLGTPIAILVRNKDTRSQDYDEMAVKYRPSHADATYDAKYGIRNWQGGGRSSARETIGRVAAGAIAKKILQQVANLEVIGYVKRIKDLEGIVDPNTVTLEQVESNIVRCPDAECANRMIELIEQTGRQGDSIGGVVECVARNVPKGLGEPVFDKLEADIAKAVMSLPASKGFEIGSGFAGTLLTGIEHNDEFYIDENGEIRTVTNRSGGIQGGISNGENIILRVAFKPTATIRKEQKTVTNEGEETVLAGKGRHDPCVLPRAVPMVEAMVALVLCDHLLRHHGQCKVL, encoded by the coding sequence ATGGGCAATACTTTTGGGCATCTGTTTCGCATTACTACTTTTGGTGAGTCCCACGGCGGCGGTGTGGGAGTTGTCATTGATGGTTGTCCTCCGCAACTGGAAATCACAGCAGCAGAAATTCAGTTTGAGTTAGACAGGCGGCGGCCAGGACAAAGTAAGATTACCACGCCGCGCAAAGAAGCAGACACCTGTGAGATTTTGTCTGGGGTGTTTGAAGGAAAAACTCTGGGGACACCGATCGCTATTTTAGTGCGGAATAAAGACACGCGATCGCAAGATTATGATGAGATGGCGGTGAAATATCGTCCTTCCCATGCAGATGCAACCTATGATGCTAAATACGGAATTCGGAATTGGCAAGGCGGCGGTCGGTCTTCGGCGCGAGAGACAATTGGTAGAGTCGCCGCAGGTGCGATCGCTAAAAAAATTCTCCAACAAGTTGCTAATCTAGAAGTGATTGGTTATGTCAAACGCATCAAAGATTTAGAAGGCATCGTTGACCCTAATACCGTCACCTTAGAACAAGTAGAAAGTAATATTGTGCGCTGTCCTGATGCAGAATGCGCCAATCGGATGATTGAGTTAATCGAGCAAACTGGCAGACAAGGCGATTCTATTGGCGGTGTGGTAGAGTGTGTTGCTCGCAACGTGCCGAAAGGTTTAGGCGAACCAGTATTTGATAAGTTAGAAGCCGATATTGCCAAAGCCGTGATGTCACTTCCAGCCAGTAAAGGTTTTGAAATTGGTTCGGGTTTTGCCGGCACATTATTAACGGGAATTGAACATAACGACGAATTTTATATCGATGAAAATGGTGAAATTCGGACTGTAACTAACCGTTCCGGTGGTATCCAAGGCGGTATTTCCAACGGCGAAAATATCATTTTACGAGTTGCTTTTAAACCCACCGCAACTATTAGAAAAGAACAAAAAACAGTAACTAATGAAGGTGAAGAAACCGTATTAGCCGGCAAAGGCAGACATGATCCTTGTGTGTTACCCCGTGCTGTGCCAATGGTAGAAGCAATGGTGGCGCTAGTGCTGTGTGACCATTTGTTGCGACATCATGGCCAATGTAAAGTGTTGTAA
- the dusB gene encoding tRNA dihydrouridine synthase DusB, with amino-acid sequence MVTLSPSLQARLSQPLKIGSFEVKSRVLQSPLSGVTDLVFRRLVRRYAPDSMMYTEMVNATGLHYVKQLPKIMEVDPNERPISIQLFDCRPDFLAEAAVKAVAEGADTVDINMGCPVNKITKNGGGSSLLRQPEVAEAIVREVVKAVDVPVTVKTRIGWNDKEITILDFAKRMEDAGAKMITVHGRTRAQGYNGNARWEWIARVKEVLSIPVIGNGDIFSVEAAVKCLEDTGADGVMCSRGTLGYPFLVGEVDHFLKTGELLPPPTPIQRLECARDHLQALWEYKGDRGVRQARKHMTWYAKGFVGAAELRGQLSVIETVQQGLDLIDRAMEKLASGYEVLEESTNFQMV; translated from the coding sequence ATGGTTACTCTGTCTCCCAGTCTGCAAGCTAGACTCTCCCAACCTTTAAAAATTGGCTCCTTTGAAGTAAAAAGCCGAGTTCTACAATCGCCTTTATCTGGGGTGACAGATTTGGTGTTTCGTCGGCTAGTGCGCCGCTATGCACCAGATTCGATGATGTATACCGAAATGGTCAACGCTACGGGACTGCACTATGTGAAGCAGTTACCCAAAATCATGGAAGTAGACCCTAATGAACGCCCAATTAGTATTCAGTTATTTGATTGTCGCCCTGATTTTTTAGCCGAAGCAGCCGTGAAAGCTGTAGCGGAAGGGGCTGATACTGTTGATATTAATATGGGATGTCCGGTAAATAAAATTACCAAAAATGGTGGTGGTTCTTCGCTGTTGCGTCAGCCAGAAGTTGCTGAAGCCATTGTGCGGGAAGTGGTGAAAGCGGTAGATGTACCAGTAACAGTTAAAACCCGGATTGGCTGGAATGATAAGGAAATCACGATTCTCGATTTTGCCAAGCGGATGGAAGATGCAGGGGCGAAAATGATTACTGTGCATGGACGCACCCGCGCTCAAGGTTACAATGGTAACGCTCGTTGGGAATGGATAGCCCGTGTAAAAGAGGTGCTGTCGATACCTGTAATTGGTAATGGCGATATATTTTCTGTAGAAGCCGCAGTCAAATGTTTAGAGGACACTGGCGCTGATGGTGTGATGTGTTCGCGCGGAACTTTGGGTTATCCCTTTTTGGTAGGCGAGGTTGACCACTTCTTGAAAACAGGTGAACTTTTGCCACCGCCAACCCCAATTCAACGCTTAGAATGTGCCAGAGATCATTTACAAGCTTTATGGGAATATAAAGGCGATCGCGGTGTTCGTCAAGCCCGTAAACACATGACTTGGTACGCTAAAGGCTTTGTCGGCGCGGCTGAATTACGCGGACAATTAAGTGTGATTGAAACAGTCCAGCAAGGTTTAGATTTAATTGACCGCGCTATGGAAAAGTTAGCATCTGGTTATGAGGTGTTGGAAGAAAGTACTAATTTTCAGATGGTGTAG
- the tpiA gene encoding triose-phosphate isomerase, which translates to MRKIVIAGNWKMFKTQAETQDFLRGFLPHLDNTPEEREILLCPPFTDLGILSQSLHGSRVQLGAQNVHWEDSGAYTGEIAAPMLTEIGVRYVIVGHSERRQYFGETDETVNLRLKAAQKHGLTPVLCVGETKQQRDAGQTESLITTQLENDLVNVDQDNLVIAYEPIWAIGTGDTCETTEANRVIGLIRSQLKNPNVPIQYGGSVKPNNIDEIMAQPEIDGVLVGGASLEPESFARIVNYQ; encoded by the coding sequence GTGCGGAAAATTGTTATTGCCGGTAACTGGAAAATGTTTAAAACCCAGGCAGAGACTCAAGATTTCTTGCGAGGGTTTCTGCCTCATTTAGACAACACGCCCGAAGAGCGAGAAATATTATTGTGTCCTCCATTCACCGATTTAGGCATTTTGTCTCAAAGTTTGCATGGTAGCCGTGTACAACTTGGAGCGCAAAATGTTCATTGGGAAGACTCTGGAGCTTATACTGGTGAAATTGCCGCTCCTATGCTTACAGAAATTGGTGTCCGTTATGTAATTGTTGGTCATAGCGAACGACGGCAATATTTTGGTGAAACGGATGAGACAGTTAATCTACGCCTGAAAGCTGCTCAAAAACACGGTTTAACCCCAGTTTTATGTGTAGGGGAAACAAAGCAACAACGCGATGCGGGGCAAACTGAATCACTAATTACTACTCAGCTAGAAAACGACCTAGTGAATGTAGATCAAGATAATTTAGTGATTGCTTATGAACCCATTTGGGCAATTGGGACTGGTGACACCTGTGAAACTACGGAAGCTAACCGAGTTATTGGCTTGATTCGCAGTCAGTTAAAGAACCCTAATGTTCCGATTCAATATGGTGGCTCAGTCAAGCCAAACAATATTGATGAGATCATGGCTCAACCAGAAATTGACGGCGTGCTTGTGGGAGGAGCCAGTCTGGAACCTGAAAGTTTTGCCCGGATTGTCAACTATCAATAG
- a CDS encoding SemiSWEET transporter, whose protein sequence is MDFLTILGLVAGALTTIAFLPQMFKTWKSKSAKDVSFVMLITFMSGLLLWLVYGIALQALPIIIANAISFIFNLIILCLKLKYKSN, encoded by the coding sequence ATGGATTTTTTGACAATTTTAGGGTTAGTTGCTGGGGCATTAACTACCATTGCATTTCTGCCCCAGATGTTTAAAACATGGAAAAGCAAATCAGCAAAAGATGTATCTTTTGTGATGTTAATTACATTTATGAGTGGCTTATTATTATGGTTGGTTTATGGCATTGCTTTACAAGCCTTACCAATTATTATTGCTAATGCCATATCATTTATTTTTAACCTGATAATCTTATGTTTAAAACTGAAGTATAAATCAAATTAA
- a CDS encoding polysaccharide biosynthesis/export family protein, translated as MFNTGLLKFLTQSSMGVAFCTAINFAVSPVSLAQGQPVLPTAKPVIPTSQTIPPNRTPVIPTLQQVPSATSQQLDSTYTLGGGDRIRVNVFEVPEYTGEYQIPPGGAITLPLIGSVPLQGLTTEQASDEIARRYSRYLKRPLISVNLLSSRPINIFVAGEVTRPGSYTLSLSGGAGDNPGVQYPTVLAALTTAQGVTLAADVTQVEVRRKVGRGGEQRVTLNLKEAVQTGQVGQDITLRDGDTIFVPTASSFDKAEARNLAASNFAASPSTPRTVAIIGEVNRPGSYLVTTGGGGAEGGAGGLPTVTRAIQLAGGITGQADIRSLKLRRPTRTGSEQTIDINLWQLLQSGDVNQDIIVQDGDTIVIPTATDVTAAEATQLANTTLSPNTIQVGVVGEVKRPGATELKPNSSLNQALLAAGGFNDSRASRAAVDLVRLNPDGSVTKRVVKVNFADGINEATNPILRNNDVVIVSRNGLTKTSETLGAISGPFGVILNVLRLFTGF; from the coding sequence ATGTTTAACACAGGTTTATTGAAATTCCTCACCCAGTCATCTATGGGTGTGGCTTTTTGTACAGCTATCAATTTCGCTGTGTCGCCCGTCAGCCTAGCTCAGGGACAACCAGTATTACCAACTGCAAAACCAGTAATTCCAACTTCACAAACAATCCCGCCGAACAGAACACCTGTCATCCCAACGCTACAACAGGTACCATCAGCAACATCTCAACAATTAGATTCAACTTATACTTTAGGTGGCGGCGATCGCATCCGGGTGAACGTATTTGAAGTACCAGAATACACAGGAGAATATCAAATTCCTCCCGGTGGAGCAATTACTTTACCTTTAATTGGTAGTGTGCCATTGCAGGGGTTAACCACTGAACAAGCATCGGATGAAATTGCTAGAAGGTACTCCCGCTATCTCAAACGACCGTTAATTTCTGTCAACCTGTTATCATCACGCCCGATTAACATTTTTGTGGCGGGAGAAGTCACAAGACCGGGTTCTTATACTCTGAGCTTGAGTGGTGGTGCAGGAGATAACCCTGGCGTACAATACCCAACTGTATTAGCAGCGTTAACGACAGCCCAAGGTGTGACCTTAGCCGCAGATGTCACCCAAGTGGAAGTACGACGCAAAGTCGGCAGAGGAGGGGAACAGCGCGTCACCCTCAACTTAAAAGAGGCTGTACAGACTGGTCAAGTCGGTCAAGATATCACATTACGGGATGGCGATACCATCTTTGTCCCAACTGCGTCTAGCTTCGACAAAGCTGAAGCCCGTAATTTAGCCGCCAGCAACTTTGCTGCTAGTCCCAGCACACCCCGCACAGTAGCCATTATTGGTGAAGTCAACCGTCCTGGCTCTTATCTTGTGACCACAGGTGGCGGTGGTGCAGAAGGGGGCGCAGGTGGTTTACCTACTGTCACCAGAGCCATTCAATTAGCAGGTGGAATCACCGGACAAGCCGATATTCGCAGCCTGAAACTCCGCCGCCCAACCAGAACTGGTAGTGAACAAACTATTGATATTAATCTCTGGCAATTACTCCAGAGTGGTGATGTCAATCAAGATATTATCGTCCAGGACGGAGATACAATTGTTATCCCGACTGCTACTGACGTGACTGCCGCAGAAGCAACTCAACTGGCGAATACAACTTTATCTCCAAACACTATCCAAGTTGGTGTGGTGGGTGAAGTTAAACGACCAGGCGCGACAGAACTTAAGCCCAATAGTTCTTTAAACCAAGCTCTATTGGCGGCTGGTGGTTTTAATGATAGCCGCGCCAGCAGAGCGGCGGTAGATTTGGTACGCTTAAATCCTGATGGTTCTGTTACCAAACGCGTTGTCAAAGTCAATTTTGCTGATGGAATTAACGAGGCAACTAATCCTATACTGCGAAATAACGATGTAGTTATCGTTAGTCGTAATGGTCTGACTAAGACTAGTGAAACTTTAGGTGCTATCTCTGGCCCCTTTGGTGTAATTTTGAACGTGCTGCGTCTATTCACAGGATTTTAG
- a CDS encoding tetratricopeptide repeat protein, whose amino-acid sequence MVKLENKERLDIILVVQLIEQEQLSSGGGIATAHYKLEAEFYEQEYSRTGNKWKIPTASSYWRKANEPEQSLKLTNLDLNKIKENKLKSAILVTRGAAFRDTGKLVEAEKCAVKAMELHPDSYQPYTLLGAIYYDIGDYTKGDYYFDEAIKRGAKTEEIDYEIKRIFRNKKDEEQRHEAATYLLKKDPHRYAWAKSYLKTPKNDE is encoded by the coding sequence ATGGTGAAATTGGAGAATAAAGAACGTCTAGATATTATTTTAGTTGTTCAGTTAATCGAACAAGAGCAGTTATCTTCTGGTGGTGGGATTGCAACTGCACATTATAAATTAGAAGCTGAATTTTATGAGCAAGAATATAGTCGCACTGGCAATAAGTGGAAGATACCAACAGCTAGTAGTTATTGGCGTAAAGCTAATGAACCAGAACAGTCATTAAAGTTAACTAATTTAGATTTAAATAAGATTAAAGAAAATAAACTCAAGTCAGCAATTTTAGTTACTAGAGGCGCAGCATTCCGAGATACAGGTAAATTGGTAGAAGCTGAAAAATGTGCAGTTAAAGCTATGGAATTACATCCAGATAGTTATCAACCCTATACCTTACTGGGCGCAATTTATTACGATATCGGTGACTATACTAAGGGTGATTATTACTTTGATGAAGCCATCAAACGTGGAGCTAAAACTGAAGAGATAGACTATGAAATTAAACGAATATTCCGCAATAAAAAAGATGAGGAACAACGTCATGAAGCGGCAACATATTTACTCAAGAAAGACCCACACAGGTATGCTTGGGCTAAATCTTACCTCAAAACACCCAAAAATGATGAATAA
- a CDS encoding alpha/beta hydrolase codes for MAVSLQFPKNNPCKKKPLQGLLFSASLVLGWGWAIPATLAAETVTIRFGPFQQSVAIADIEKFAKTGALSQTLQAYESIFTPELRGLLNRRVQVDPKFADKFVDELVLLPQGKQLITSLAAAIPGSTVESLQATMSIGLRQVNGLSVVSFLKAYPTENIDLDATQILQIATEFNPNNLQSQALGSILARNLTVKTNTPFQPSFDPAATGTEVVEQQTLTLQDKQRQRSIPVDIYWSQKTDTTAPLVVISHGFGANRRFASYLARHLASYGITVAAIEHPGSNGVAINNAANQGNLAKLLPAKEFIERPKDVSFLLNELANLNKQPGQLQGKLNTEKVTVIGHSLGGYTALALVGGEINLEQVRQFCKTSLSVVDPLGDWLQCAAASLKENKLQLRDERVKSAIALNPLTGKLFGKQGLSRINKPVLILTSTEDALTPALTHQIRPFTQLRGNKYLLTAIGATHLSILDPTYSAGEAATIVKEKRGTETQALRQLLRGVSLAFVKQLTPEAKTYQPFLTAAYAQSLSTPEIPLRLNCDLPSNVKPWLDLAVK; via the coding sequence ATGGCAGTTTCTTTGCAGTTTCCCAAAAATAATCCTTGCAAGAAAAAACCCTTGCAAGGATTGTTGTTTAGTGCAAGTCTTGTGTTGGGTTGGGGTTGGGCGATACCCGCTACTTTAGCCGCAGAAACAGTAACTATTCGTTTCGGCCCGTTCCAGCAATCTGTGGCGATCGCGGATATCGAAAAATTTGCTAAAACTGGAGCATTATCCCAAACTCTGCAAGCTTACGAATCTATCTTTACTCCAGAATTACGCGGCTTACTCAATCGAAGAGTGCAAGTAGATCCTAAATTTGCTGACAAATTTGTGGATGAGTTAGTTCTCTTACCCCAAGGCAAACAATTAATTACATCCTTAGCCGCAGCTATTCCCGGTAGTACCGTCGAAAGCCTACAAGCCACAATGAGTATCGGGTTGCGTCAAGTGAATGGTTTGAGCGTTGTCAGTTTCCTCAAAGCCTACCCCACGGAAAATATTGACCTAGATGCAACTCAAATATTACAAATTGCTACAGAATTTAACCCCAATAATTTACAAAGCCAAGCCCTTGGCAGTATCCTAGCTCGAAATTTAACAGTTAAAACCAATACCCCTTTTCAGCCGAGTTTCGACCCCGCCGCCACTGGGACAGAAGTAGTAGAACAGCAGACTCTCACCTTACAAGACAAACAACGTCAACGCAGTATCCCGGTAGATATTTACTGGAGTCAAAAAACCGACACTACAGCACCATTGGTAGTAATTTCCCACGGCTTTGGCGCTAACCGCAGATTTGCCAGCTATTTAGCGCGTCATTTAGCTAGTTATGGCATTACTGTTGCTGCTATTGAACATCCAGGGAGTAATGGTGTAGCCATTAATAATGCTGCGAACCAAGGAAATTTAGCTAAATTACTCCCAGCGAAAGAATTTATTGAGCGACCCAAGGATGTGAGTTTTTTACTCAACGAACTGGCAAATCTTAACAAGCAACCAGGGCAACTGCAAGGCAAACTCAACACAGAAAAAGTGACTGTGATTGGTCATTCCTTGGGAGGTTATACAGCTTTGGCTTTGGTAGGTGGAGAAATCAATTTAGAACAAGTGCGACAATTTTGTAAAACTTCTCTTAGTGTGGTTGATCCCCTTGGTGATTGGTTGCAATGCGCCGCCGCATCGTTAAAAGAAAACAAACTTCAGTTGCGGGATGAACGAGTCAAAAGTGCGATCGCTCTTAACCCCCTCACAGGTAAACTCTTTGGTAAACAGGGACTGTCTCGAATTAACAAGCCTGTATTAATTTTGACTTCAACAGAAGATGCGTTAACCCCTGCCTTAACTCACCAAATCCGACCTTTTACTCAGTTACGGGGTAACAAATATTTATTAACCGCCATTGGTGCAACTCATTTGAGCATTCTTGACCCCACATATTCAGCAGGCGAAGCTGCCACAATTGTCAAAGAAAAACGTGGTACAGAAACCCAAGCCTTGCGCCAACTCCTGCGCGGTGTCAGTTTAGCCTTTGTCAAGCAACTCACACCAGAAGCAAAAACTTACCAACCATTTTTAACAGCAGCATACGCACAGTCTCTATCAACACCAGAAATCCCCCTACGCCTGAACTGCGACTTACCCAGTAACGTCAAACCTTGGCTCGATTTGGCGGTGAAGTGA